The following is a genomic window from Crossiella equi.
GGAAGTCGGCGTCGGCGGGGGTGCCGAAGTGGGTGAGGACGACGCAGTACGTCTGGCCCACGGAGGGGCCCTCGCTGGCCAGCAGGAGCTCGCCCAGCCGGGGGCGGAAGTCCTGGCGGCCGGTCGCGCCGAGGAACCAGGTCGCGACCTTGCGCTCGCGCCAGCCGCCGCTGTCCAGCAGGGCCGTCAGCTCCGCGTCGGTGATCGTCGCCGCGTCCTCGGCCAGGGAGGTGAGGACGCGGGTGCGCGAAGCGGGGTCACGGACCAGCAGACCGCCGCCGATCTTGTAGTGCCGCAGGTCCGGCAGCACGTAGCGCGTGATCAGGCGGATCCGCTCCGGATCCGTGGTGTGCTCGGTCATGGCGTCCTCCCCGGACCCAGCATGACAGCCGGGTCGACCGCATTCCGGGTCGAACAGCCCGGCCGAAGACAAGATCATCGATCGGGTGGATCTTCAGCTCCTCGGGAAGGGCCAGCTGATGGACACCGGCGTTCCTCGGGGCGCCGACAGCGTGCCGTGGGCCTCCGCCGCGGCACAGGGCCGCCTGCGCGGCCTGGAGACCGAGCACACCGAGCGCGGTACCGCGGCGGTCCGGGCCGCGGTGCGGGAGGCCCTGGCCGAGCACCACCGGCGCCTGGACGTCGACGGCATCCCCCTGTACGCGGGCACCAACGTGCTCTCCCCGCACGTCACCGCAGCCCACGACCCCGCCCTCACCACCCGGCTGGCCCTGGGCTGGCCCGGGGAGAAGGTGCAGAGCGCCGCCCAGGAGCTGGAGCACCTGGAGGTCGTGGCCACCCGGCAGGTCGCCCGGTCCCTGCGCGCCGCCTACGCCGAGGTCCGGTTCGTCACCGCCTCCATGGCCAACCTCGCCGTCTACACCGCCTTCACCGAGCCCGGCGACACCATCGCGGTGCTCTCCCCGGAGGCGGGCGGGCACACCAGCCACCAGGGGGTCGACGGCACCGCCGGGGTGCGCGGGCTGCGCGTGGTGCACCTGCCGTACTCGCCCGAGCGGCTGGACGTCGACGGCACCGCGCTGGCCGCGTTCGTGCGCGCCGAACGGCCCCGCCTGCTCCTGGTCGGCGGCAGCGTCGCCCTGTTCCCGCACGACCTCGGCCGCATCAGGGCCGCCGCCGGGGACGCCCTCCTGGTCTACGACGCCTCGCACACCGCCGGGCTCATGGCCGCGGGCCTGTTCCAGGACCCCCTGGCCATCGCCGCCGCCGAGGCCGTCGAGCAGTCCCCGGCCTGGGCCAAGCCCACCGCCGCCTTCGCCGCCGAGCTCGCCGCCCGTCTGGCCGCCACCGGCCTGCCCGTGCTCGGCGCGGACCGCGGCCACACCCGCACGCACCAGGTGGTCGTCGACGTCACCGCCTTCGGCGGCGGACCGGCCGTCGTGCGGCGCCTGGAGGGCGACGGCCTCTACGCCGGACCGTGCCGCCTGCCCTGGCAGGACCCGGGCGGCCCGGCGGCCGGGCTGCGGCTGGGTGTGCAGGAGCTCGTGCGGCGCGGCGCCCGGCCCGAGGTGGTCCCCGAGCTGGCCGAGCTCATCGCGCACGCCGTCACCGACCTGGCCCACCCGCCCGAGCCCAGCCCGGCGCGGACCCTGCGCGCCGACCTGTGGGGCCGTGCGGGCACCCCGCCGACGACGGCCCGGCCCGTGTTCGGCTGGTGAGTCCCCGCCGTGAACCGCCGGTGTTCCGGTCAGGGGGCAACGTTGGCATCACCATGAGCCGGCGCGGCCACTGCTGACCGGCTTCCCCGCCGGTCAGGTCCGTTTCGTGGCTGGCCTGACTGGAGATCTGCCGGGTCGTGCCCGACCGGTACAAGAGTGGCCGGGGATGGGCCAGCAGAGGTGAGCGCGGCAGGGGGACGCCGGTGCGGCGCGGCGGTACGTGGGGGAAGGCGGGGCGCGGCGGCGTCCCGCACCCGCTGCCGGGACGCGCCGAACAGCGCCACCTCGGGCGGTTCGACCCACCGCACGGGTCGCTCACCTGCGTCGAGGTGGAACGCCTGTTGTGCCAGTGGGGCACGACACGGCGGACCGCCTCGGCCATCGCGGTGGTCTCCGCGTCGGTCGCCGGTGATGTTCCCGAAGCCGACCCGGGCGAGGTGGTGTCCACGGTGGAGGAGTTCACCGGTGAACTGTCCACTTCGGACCTGGTGCCGCCGCGGACCGTCGTGGACCGCGCCGAGGACCACCCGCTCCGCCAGTACCGCCACGACGTACCGCGCTCCTTCCAGGCCCGCCGGTCCGGCACCCGGGCAGGTCGACCTCACCACCACGATGATCGGAGGCTGACCGTGGTCTACCTCAGCAAGCTCCCCGTGAACATGTGCTCCCGGGAGTTCCGGCGCGACCACGCCGACATCCACCAGATGCACCGCACCGTGATGCGCGCCTTCCGCACCCGCGCCGACGACTCGTCGGCGCGGCACAGCCACGGCGCGCTGTGGCGCATGGACCCCAGCCACCGCGGGTTCGTCTGCTACGTGCAGAGCCGCAGCGCGCCGGACTGGGCCACGCTGCCCGCCGACTACCTTCTCGACCGCGTGGAGGTCCGCGACCTCAGCCCGCTCCTGGAGCGCCTGCGGCCCGGCCGGAGGTTCGCCTTCCGGCTGGTGGGCAACCCGACCCGGATCGTGCGCACACCCGAGCAGATCGACATGCGGGCGCGGGGCAAACGGGTGCCGCTGGGCACGGTCGGCGAACAGGTGGAGTGGTTGGTGCGCAAGGGGGAGCAGCACGGGTTCGTGGTCCCGACCGGCGCCAACGGGCAACCGGACGTGGCGCCCTCGCCCTGCCCGGCCGGGACCGGGGACAAGCGCAGCGGGCGGATCAGCGTGGTCCCGGTGCGCTTCGACGGGCACCTCGTGGTCACCGACGCCGAGTTGTTCACCGAGGCGCTGCGCAGCGGCATCGGCCGGGCCAAGGCCTACGGCTGCGGCCTGGTCAGCCTCGCCCCGCCCCGTTAGGCCGTGTCGTCCAGCAGCCAGCCCCGGTCCGCCGCCCGTGCCCCC
Proteins encoded in this region:
- a CDS encoding glycine hydroxymethyltransferase, which translates into the protein MDLQLLGKGQLMDTGVPRGADSVPWASAAAQGRLRGLETEHTERGTAAVRAAVREALAEHHRRLDVDGIPLYAGTNVLSPHVTAAHDPALTTRLALGWPGEKVQSAAQELEHLEVVATRQVARSLRAAYAEVRFVTASMANLAVYTAFTEPGDTIAVLSPEAGGHTSHQGVDGTAGVRGLRVVHLPYSPERLDVDGTALAAFVRAERPRLLLVGGSVALFPHDLGRIRAAAGDALLVYDASHTAGLMAAGLFQDPLAIAAAEAVEQSPAWAKPTAAFAAELAARLAATGLPVLGADRGHTRTHQVVVDVTAFGGGPAVVRRLEGDGLYAGPCRLPWQDPGGPAAGLRLGVQELVRRGARPEVVPELAELIAHAVTDLAHPPEPSPARTLRADLWGRAGTPPTTARPVFGW
- a CDS encoding DUF6000 family protein, coding for MTEHTTDPERIRLITRYVLPDLRHYKIGGGLLVRDPASRTRVLTSLAEDAATITDAELTALLDSGGWRERKVATWFLGATGRQDFRPRLGELLLASEGPSVGQTYCVVLTHFGTPADADFLVRYLEVYLRRPDLYYDQSAALGALLEFDRRHDTAHARPFLADGGLWRQWIAGPPEKSRLDAPESHRDFMARMCGLLAETAGLVRERRPGRPS
- the cas6e gene encoding type I-E CRISPR-associated protein Cas6/Cse3/CasE, producing the protein MRRGGTWGKAGRGGVPHPLPGRAEQRHLGRFDPPHGSLTCVEVERLLCQWGTTRRTASAIAVVSASVAGDVPEADPGEVVSTVEEFTGELSTSDLVPPRTVVDRAEDHPLRQYRHDVPRSFQARRSGTRAGRPHHHDDRRLTVVYLSKLPVNMCSREFRRDHADIHQMHRTVMRAFRTRADDSSARHSHGALWRMDPSHRGFVCYVQSRSAPDWATLPADYLLDRVEVRDLSPLLERLRPGRRFAFRLVGNPTRIVRTPEQIDMRARGKRVPLGTVGEQVEWLVRKGEQHGFVVPTGANGQPDVAPSPCPAGTGDKRSGRISVVPVRFDGHLVVTDAELFTEALRSGIGRAKAYGCGLVSLAPPR